The following is a genomic window from Mycoplasma bradburyae.
TTTTAATAACCAAATAGTTATTATTGATAAACCTAAAAATATCTCTAGTGCTTTTTGTTTAAATATCTTCAAGAAAAAATTCAAGATCAAAAAAGCAGGTCATAATGGAACTTTAGATCCATTAGCTTCAGGAGTTCTAGTTGTCGGGACTGGCAATAAAACTAAAGTGCTAAATGATCTTAATAAAGACGATAAACAATATTTGGTAAAATTAAAGTTTAATACTCATACCGATAGTTATGATTCACTAGGCAAAGTAATCAGAACTTCTAATTATGTACCAACTCAAGATAAAATTAACAGTTATCTTGAGTTGTTTACTAATAAGACATTTTACCAAACACCACCGAAGTTTTCGGCGTTAAAAATAAACGGTGTAAGAGCGTATAAACTAGCTAGAAGTGATATTGAATTCGAAGTTAAAGAACGGTTAACAACTTTATATAAAGCGCGATTAATATCTTATTATGATGATTATGCAGAGATCTTATTAGATGTTAAAAAAGGCTTTTATGTTCGATCATTTGTTGTTGATTTAGCTACTTATTTTGATACTACAGCAATGATGGTTGAATTAATCCGAACCAAATCAGGTAAATATACTTTAAAAGATGTGATCGATTATCGATTTAATAGATAAGAACCTAAATCAAATTAACAAAAATGTTGATTTAGTAATTGGTTATTTTGATGGAATACATAAGGGACATTTAAAGTTATTTAATTCATCAGATAATTTTAATGTTTTAACGTTTGATAATGTCCCTAAAAAACAAAAACTATTATATTGTCGAAAAGATAGCATAGAACAAATTGCTAACTTAACTAATGTTAAGCAATTATTAGTTTATGATGTATTAAAAAACAATTTAACCGCCCAAGAGTTTATTGATACTTATTTAAAGATAATTAATCCTAAACGGATTATTGTAGGTTCTGATTTTAAATTAGGTAGTGATCAAGCTGATTACAATTTATTAATTAAAAATGGTTTTGAATTAGTAGTTATCCCAAAAAACGATTGTAGTACTACCAAGATTAAACAATTGATTTTGAATCAAAAGATTCAAAATGCTAATCAATTATTAGTTTTACCTTTCTATCTAAAAGGTGAAGTAATTCAGAATAACAAACGCGGTAGAACAATTGGGTTTAGAACTGCTAATATTAAAATTGATGAACATCTAATTGATTTGATTGAAGGTTCATATATTTGTAATATTATTCTTGATGAACAAAAATATCAAGGGATAGCTTTTATTGGAAAACCTAAAACTTTCAACGAAGAATCAAGACAATGCGAAGCGCATATCTTTGATTTTAATCAAGATATTTATGGTAAAAACATCAAAGTTGAGATCCTTAAATTTATTCGTCCTACTACTAAATTTAATTCAATAGATGAATTAAAACAAGCAATCGAACAAGATAAAAAAAATGCATTAGATTATTTTAATAACCAACCAAAACAAAAAGTTATCATCGCATTATCAGGCGGGGTTGATTCAGCTGTTTGTGCTTATTTATTGAAACAACAAGGTTATGATGTCTCAGCGGCTTTTATGCAAAACTGGGACAGCGATATTAATCTTGAATTGCTGCGCAATAACCAAGATGATAAGATTCAAGGATGTGATGCTAAACAAGATTATGAAGATGCTAAAAAAATCTGCGAGCAACTAAACATTGAACTTCATTATTTCAATTTTGTCGAACAATATTGAAATGATGTTTTCTTAAAAATGCTAGAAGATTACAAAAAAGGACTTACTCCTAATCCAGATGTTTTATGTAATCAATTTGGTAAATTTGGTTGATTTATTAATGCCCTTAAAAACAAATTTGGTAATGATGTCAAAATTGCCTTTGGGCATTATGCAAAACTAGAAACTAAAAACGGAGAACCGTTTTTAGTTCATACTAATGATCATAATAAAGATCAAACATATTTCTTAACAATGCTTAATAAAGAACAATTAAGAAATATTATATTTCCTTTAAGTGATTTAGATAAACCGACTGTAAGAAAGATTGCTCAAGAAGCTAACCTTTATGTAGCTACTAAAAAAGATTCTACTGGTATCTGCTTCATTGGTGAGCGTAATTTTAAGAACTTCTTGTCTAATTATTTAAAGATCAACAAAGGTCCTGTTGTTTTAATTAATGAAAACAAAATAGTGGGAGAACATGACGGATTGTATTTTTATACAATCGGTCAATCTAAACGTTTAAATGTTGGTGGAACTAAAGAAAAAATCTTTGTTTGTAACAAAGATTTATCCACAAACACTTTATATGTTTGTTATGAATCAACTAAGGATCGGTATTTAGCTTCTGAATCTTGTGAGATATCAAACTTTAATTGATTAATTAATGATAAAGAAGGTTTATTAAATAAAAAACTTTATATTCGTTTTAGACATCGTCAAAAACTTCAAGAATGCGAAATTGTTTCGTATGATAACGATAAAGTTGTCGTTAAATATGAAAAACAAATTGCTGTAACCTTAGGGCAATACGGTGTTATATATGATCAAAACCTATGAGTTGTAGGTGGTGGTAAGATTACCAAAATTAATTAATTCAAAACAAAGCAAAATTAATCAATAATAAATCTTGCCTTAGCTTGCTTTGTTAATTCTTCTCTAAATTTAGGGTGAGCTAAACTAATTAATAGTTTAGCTCTTTCTTTTAATGATTTAGCCTTAAGTTTAGCTATACCATATTCTGTTATCACATAATCGATATCATTTCTTAAAGTTGTTGTGATACCTTTTAGATCAACAACAATTTTAGATTTTTTATAGTCACTTGTTGTTGATCTAATTGCGATAATGCTCTTACCATTTTTAGAATAGCTAGCCCCTCTAATAAAATCAGCCTGACCTCCTGAAGCTGAATATTGTTTATGATCAATTTGTTCGGCGTTAATGCTTCCAAATAAATCGATTTCAATAGCTGAATTGACTGAAATAAAATTATCAATTTTTGCGATATTTACCGGATTATTTACATAATCAAATCTAGCAATTTTAAATTTTTCATTGCGATTTAAATAAGAATACATCTCATTGTTACCGATACCAAAAACAAAAGTAGAAAATCCGGAATCAATATTTTTATATTTGTTAGTAACAACACCTTTTTTAATTAGTTCAACCATTCCAGTACCTAGGATTTCTGTATGAATTCCTAGATCTTTTTTATTAATTAATTCCTTACATACCATATTAGGAATAGTGCCTATTCCTAATTGAATGGTTGAACGATCGTCAATTAATGAAGCAACATATTTAGCGATAGTTAATTGTTCTTGGGTAGGTTCTATTGATAATGCTTCTGCTAAAAGATAATCAGACATAACTATTGCGTTGATTTCATCTATATGTAGCTTATGATTATCACCTATAACATAAGGCATATTTTTATTAACTTCAATAATGATATTTTTTGCTTTTTTAATTAGATTGATATCATAGCAAGTTGATAAACCTAGATTAAAATAACCTTCTTCATCTATATCAGTCGTTAATAAAATAACAGTATCAATTTTGAAGTCGCTTAATAGCTCTGTAGATTTAGAAAAATGAAATGGATAATATTCAATATTATTCTTTATTAAACCTTGTTGATATCTGCTTGATAAATCTCTTTCAGGAGCTCTAAAGAAAAAACAATGTCTCGTTATGAAATTACTAAATTTATCAAGAAAAATCGTATCTTCGCAATAATAACTAGATGCATAATAATAAAAATCT
Proteins encoded in this region:
- the truB gene encoding tRNA pseudouridine(55) synthase TruB, whose amino-acid sequence is MDFNNQIVIIDKPKNISSAFCLNIFKKKFKIKKAGHNGTLDPLASGVLVVGTGNKTKVLNDLNKDDKQYLVKLKFNTHTDSYDSLGKVIRTSNYVPTQDKINSYLELFTNKTFYQTPPKFSALKINGVRAYKLARSDIEFEVKERLTTLYKARLISYYDDYAEILLDVKKGFYVRSFVVDLATYFDTTAMMVELIRTKSGKYTLKDVIDYRFNR
- the mnmA gene encoding tRNA 2-thiouridine(34) synthase MnmA, translated to MWSIIDLIDKNLNQINKNVDLVIGYFDGIHKGHLKLFNSSDNFNVLTFDNVPKKQKLLYCRKDSIEQIANLTNVKQLLVYDVLKNNLTAQEFIDTYLKIINPKRIIVGSDFKLGSDQADYNLLIKNGFELVVIPKNDCSTTKIKQLILNQKIQNANQLLVLPFYLKGEVIQNNKRGRTIGFRTANIKIDEHLIDLIEGSYICNIILDEQKYQGIAFIGKPKTFNEESRQCEAHIFDFNQDIYGKNIKVEILKFIRPTTKFNSIDELKQAIEQDKKNALDYFNNQPKQKVIIALSGGVDSAVCAYLLKQQGYDVSAAFMQNWDSDINLELLRNNQDDKIQGCDAKQDYEDAKKICEQLNIELHYFNFVEQYWNDVFLKMLEDYKKGLTPNPDVLCNQFGKFGWFINALKNKFGNDVKIAFGHYAKLETKNGEPFLVHTNDHNKDQTYFLTMLNKEQLRNIIFPLSDLDKPTVRKIAQEANLYVATKKDSTGICFIGERNFKNFLSNYLKINKGPVVLINENKIVGEHDGLYFYTIGQSKRLNVGGTKEKIFVCNKDLSTNTLYVCYESTKDRYLASESCEISNFNWLINDKEGLLNKKLYIRFRHRQKLQECEIVSYDNDKVVVKYEKQIAVTLGQYGVIYDQNLWVVGGGKITKIN
- a CDS encoding acetyl-CoA hydrolase/transferase family protein — its product is MKYIKQYNEKLMNANEAVSLIKDKSTIWFDYIQPRNILEAIKQSLENNKYSHLDFYYYASSYYCEDTIFLDKFSNFITRHCFFFRAPERDLSSRYQQGLIKNNIEYYPFHFSKSTELLSDFKIDTVILLTTDIDEEGYFNLGLSTCYDINLIKKAKNIIIEVNKNMPYVIGDNHKLHIDEINAIVMSDYLLAEALSIEPTQEQLTIAKYVASLIDDRSTIQLGIGTIPNMVCKELINKKDLGIHTEILGTGMVELIKKGVVTNKYKNIDSGFSTFVFGIGNNEMYSYLNRNEKFKIARFDYVNNPVNIAKIDNFISVNSAIEIDLFGSINAEQIDHKQYSASGGQADFIRGASYSKNGKSIIAIRSTTSDYKKSKIVVDLKGITTTLRNDIDYVITEYGIAKLKAKSLKERAKLLISLAHPKFREELTKQAKARFIID